The DNA region ATGTGTTGCTATGACCGACAACAACATCGAAAGCACTAAAACGCGCTGAATAAAACTAGCTTGCTTAAAAACCTGATTCATTTCAAGAATGAAAATAGTCAAGATTAATCATAAATCCGACTACCGGTTCTTCTGGTAAACAAGGCTCCTTTGAGATTATGATATTTGAGCGAGATTTCGAAACCGCCAACGCCGCGTGAAACTTTCTTGAGCGTGGAGTAATTGTAATCATATGAAAGTCCAACCGAAAAACTGGAAAATTCATACATCACATATGGAATAATAGCATCATCCTTCCTCCATTGTAATCCGGCGTATAAGGAAGACTCTGTTAACAGACCTGTAACTTTTGTACCCGGATTTAATTCAATGCGCACTAAAGATCCAATGTTAAATTCACTGAGTGGACCTTGTGTAAAATAAGTAAAGAATGGAATTATCGAATACGTTGTATTAGGCAAATCGAATCGGCCCATACCATGCACCACCAATTTGCGATTTATTTTTTCTTCCGATCCGCTCAAGTATTTTAAATCTGCCTGATTAATATGAAACATCGCTGCACCAATGGTAACACGATTTACATCCCAGCCTTTGATATGATCCGACTTGCTTGCATATTCATAACGAACACCTGCACCAAGGTCCATATATCCGAATGACGTCAGCGAATTTGTTTCGCCGGAAATCATAGCGGGATCAAATGCTTGTCCGTTAAATTGAGTTCCAAATTGTAATTTGGAAATATCGGCAGAGCGTTGTCCGTAACCTAACTGCACCGCTGCAACAAATCGGTTTTCGCGATCAAATGGAACAACACCTGCAACAGATAATGCTCCTTGTGTTATTCCGAAATTTGCATCACCCGCTTTGTCTTTAAAAAAAGTCAAACCCAAACCCAAATGTGCTTTATCCGAACGCTTACCTTGAAACATCGGCATATCAAATGAAAATCCCATGGTATTATAAGCCGCTCCGACTACCGACCACTGATTGCGATAATTCAACACCACACGTTCATAGCCATCATATCCACCGGCATTGGCGGGATTAATATGTAATGGATTATTGATCACTTGAGAAAAGTGAATATCCTGTGCTTGAAGCAAGGTACCCAAAACAGAAAACACGAATAGAAAAATCTTTTTCATTCTTATCGCATTAAAGTAATGTTTCCACTCTGGTCAACTTCTGTACCATCCAACAACACTGCGTGAAGTTTGTATGCAAACACACCCGAATTAAGTGTTTTGCCATTAAACGTTCCATCCCATGTTGCATTTACATCATTGGTGCTAAAAACACGTTGACCCCAACGATCGTAAATGGATAAACTCATTGATAAAATTCCTTGCCCTTGAATTTGGAGTAAGTCATTTAAACCATCACCATTCGGTGAAAATCCGGTTGGAATAAATACCGCAATCGGTGTTTCAAAATGAGCAACAATCTGATCGTTGGCCACGAAATCGATGGTGATTAATGTGTCGTTCGTAGATGGTAATGCAGTATTTGAACTCATCGTCCAATTCACAAACGTGAATGGCGCATTTGGAACTTCAGATAATGTATTGGTAATTCCTCCATATAAAGTTACTGTATAAGGATAAGAAGGAAGTGGAGAATCATTTAAATAAACGATACCTGAATTCGGTGGATCTACATCAATGGTGATGGTATAAGGACCGGATAAATTATAGCAATCTTCCAATCCCGTTTCAATAGCTGCACACCGTGCATTTATAAAATCGCGCAATTGCTGAACATTCGCCTGCCAGGTTGCTACAGTACCTCCCCATTTGGTGACTTGCCCATTCATTTCCGGCGTAATCACATTGATGATGCTATCCAGTTTAGCTATCATATTTGCACAGGAGAAGGTTGTATTGGTTAATTCAATCCAACGATTGATATAGTAGTTTTCAAACGTAGGATTATTCATTAACTCATTTAGAATTTCCACATGGCCTTGTCCTCCCGGGTCACCGAGTGATTCCGGTGCGCATGGATCAGCATCAGGTAATGTACTCGGAATTCCGGTGTAATTGATATAATGTCCAAACGTTGCATCGTTATCCCATAATGCATAACGCCATTTTTGTTTATCACCAAGCGTGTCCATTCCTCTCCACCATGCTGTATTCCAGTTTAGCCAATCGGAACAAACCGTGTATGAATTCAGAATAAAATAATCTACCAGACTTTTCCAATTGTACAGCGAATCCACATAATTAAAATTTGCAGCTACTGCCATGTTTTGTGTGGTAATAAATGTCCTCAGTGAATTCCAATCAGTCTGTGCTTGTGCACCGCCGTATTCCGACCATGTACCACCCCAGGTTTTTAAAAACTGTAAATGAAACTCATCCTGATCATAATAATATTGCGTAAAATCTGCATCATCTACTTTCTCGCGAATATCGTACACGCCCCAATATTCACCATTGCGATAGAGAATGGCAGGTTCGTAGGTACGTTCGTCAAGATGAAGTTTTCCATCCATCGAAAGAGTATGCACATATGCATCACGAATGTGAGCACCGTCTTCGAATGGATAATTATCATTCGCCGCTGCTTTTATGATGATCCGCTGAAATTCATCTCTGTCTTTTCTGCGGAAAATTTGATGCTTCAAGGCATAGCTATATCCCTTTTGATCTTGCGCCACAAAATCGATCCCACGTTGCGGATAGGCCCATGAATCATTTCCGTGCTTATTAGCTATTCCGGTTGCTTCCGTGCGAAAGTTTCCTGTGCCATCAAAATATTCTACGGTTGCATCCGGTTCTCCATAAGAGCCTCCTAATAATTCGTCAACACCATCACCAAAAATGGATAATACGGCCACGGTATGAGTTACATTAATAAAATAGGTATTACTTTCTACAAATGATGCCGGAACTCCTGCTACGGAGCTAAAGCCTCTTGCGCGTAAAACGGTTGTAGAACTGATAGAAATCGGTGCAGAATAAACGGTAGATGATGTCGTTGGTTCGCTTCCGTCGGTGGTGTAGTAAATGGTTGCGTTCGGATCCGTTGTGGTAATAGAAACGGTAATTGATCCCGAATAAAATCCTGCAGGCATACTCATTATCGGACGAGCGGTGTATTCCGGACTCGCACCCGAATTGCTGGCACCGGGAGTTGGCGTTAAAAATAGAGACCAGGTACTAGCACCGTCTGTAGTTCGTCCACGGCTATTATCAACCTGAGTAGGATCTAATACATAGTTTTCTAAAATCACTCCGGCGGCATCTGCAAATACTAAATTTTCAGGTTTGGTTTGGGTCAGTTTAAAACCGGCATGGACAAACCCTCCGGAAACTTCATTTCTGCCTGAACAAACAATTCGTAAATACCCGTTAGCAGGAACCGTTGTACCCGCAGGTATCTGCCATTTCGTTGGATTGCTAAGTTTATCACTCATGTGAAAACCTGCAATACTTACTGCTGATCCGGTTGGATTATACAACTCTACCCAATCTTCCCGTTCGCCATAATTATCCGTAAATCCGGAAACATTCGAACAGGAATATTCATTGATCACCACCTGAGCCTGACTCCCCGCACCAAGGAGAAACAAGATAAAAAAGGCAAAAAAGCGCATGGAAATTTCTTTGAGACAATATAGCCATTTTTCCTGACAAAACAGAGGAAACAAAAGCAATTTGAACTCACATTCTTCGAATCCTGAAAACAAAAAAAGGCCGGATAGTTCCGGCCTTTTCTTTATCTTTTATTCGATTAAGCTTCTGTAGAAGTCTCAGTATTATCTGAACCTTCAGCTTTTTTCTTAGCGCGACTACGACGAGTAGTTTTAGCTTTCTTATCGCCTTTACCTTCAAGAAGAAGTTCATTGAAATCCACTAACTCGATCATGCACATTTCTGCATTATCCCCCAAACGAAAACCGGTGCGGATGATACGGGTATATCCACCCGGACGATCTGCCACTTTTGGAGAAATTTCGCGGAACAATTCAGATACCGCATGCTTGTTATTCAAATAGCTGAATACTGTACGACGATTGTGAGTAGTGTCGTTTTTAGATTTTGTAATCAAAGGCTCAACATATTTACGAAGCGATTTTGCTTTCGCAACAGTAGTGTTGATGCGTTTGTGCAAGAAAAGCGAAGCTGCCAGGTTCGACATTAAAGCTCTTCTGTGTCCGTATTTACGTCCTAAATGGTTGACTGTTTTTCCGTGTCTCATTGTAATTCTTTATTAATTCCTGTTTGGAAAACAGATGACTAGTCTTTATCAAGTTTGTACTTCGCTACATTCATACCGAAGTGTAAGCCTTTTGCATGAACGAGATCCTCCAACTCAGTAAGCGATTTCTTACCAAAGTTGCGGAATTTGAGAAGGTCGTTTTTGTTATAAGCCACAAGTTCACCAAGTGTTTCAACATCTGCTGCTTTTAAGCAGTTTAATGCTCTAACTGAAAGATCCAAATCAACAAGCTTGGTTTTGAGAAGTTGACGCATATGAAGCGACTCTTCATCAAACTCTTCAGTTTCTTGTTTTTCGATTGTATCTAAAGTTATTTTCTCGTCCGAGAACAACATGAAGTGCTGAATAAGAATTTTTGCAGCTTCTTTCAATGCTTCTTTCGGATGAACAGATCCGTCTGTAGAAACCTCCATAACGAGTTTTTCATAGTCAGTCTTCTGCTCAACACGATAGTTTTCGATGTTGTAACGAACATTTCTGATTGGAGTAAAAATCGAATCCACAAAAATGGTTCCGATTGGAGCGTTGTTCACTTTATTCTCTTCTGCAGGAACATAACCGCGACCTTTTGCTATGGTAATTTCCATGTTCAGGTTCACGTTTTTATCCATTGTGCAAATCACTAAATCTGGGTTTAACACCTGGAAAGAAGAAGTGAAACGACCAAGATCAGCAGCAGTTACTTTTTCCTGTCCTTTGATAGAAATAGAAACATGCTCATTGTCTGCGTTAATCTGACGCTTAAAACGAACTTGTTTAAGATTCAGGATGATCTCAGTCACGTCTTCTGCCACACCCTTGATGGTGGAGAATTCATGATCGACACCTTCGATCTTTACCGAGGTAATTGAGTACCCTTCTAAAGATGAAAGAAGAATACGACGAAGGGCGTTGCCGATCGTAATACCATAACCCGGTTCAAGTGGTCTGAATTCAAACTGACCAATACGGTCGTCTGAACTGATCATGATAACTTTATCCGGTCTTTGGAAATCAAGTATGGCCATAAATCGTTTATTTATTATTTAGAGTACAATTCAACAATGAGTTGTTCTTTGATGTTTTCCGGAATTTGTTCACGCTCCGGACGGTTCAAGAATGTCCCTTTCATTTCTGATGCGCTGAAATCAATCCAGTCGAAACGCTTCGAGTTAGCCGCAATTGAATTCACGATTGGTTCCATTCCTTTCGATTTTTCACGAACCGCAATTACATCACCCGGCTTCAACTGAAAGCTTGGAATGTTCACCACTTCACCATTAACGGTGATGTGTCTGTGACCAACCAGCTGACGTGCAGCGCGACGTGAAGCACCGATTCCCATACGGTAAACAGTGTTATCTAAACGCGACTCACACAATGCAAGAAGGTTGTGACCGGTTATCCCTTTAATGCGCGCAGCTTCTTTAAAGAGATTCTCAAACTGACGCTCAAGAATTCCGTAAATGAATTTCGCTTTTTGTTTCTCATAAAGCTGAACGGCATACTCCGATTGCTTCATGCGTTTCTTGTTCGGACCGTGTTGACCGGGAGGATAATTTTTCTTCTCAAGTGCTTTATCAACACGACCGAAAAGATTCTCCTTATAACGACGGGATATCTTTGATTTGGGGCCTTTGTACCTTGCCATTTTAAACTCTTATTACAAAAATAAATTAAACTCTTCTCTTCTTTGGAGGACGACATCCGTTATGTGGTAGTGGAGTAACGTCAACAATTTCCATTACTTCAATTCCAGCATTGTGGATAGAACGGATGGCAGATTCGCGTCCGCCTCCAGGTCCTTTTACGAAAACTTTTACGCGACGAAGCCCACTTTCAAATGCTTCTTTAGCACAATCTTCTGCTGCCACCTGTGCTGCGTATGGGGTGTTCTTTTTAGAACCACGGAAACCCATTTTACCAGCAGATGACCAGGAAATTACTTGTCCTGTTGCATTAGTAAGGGAGATGATCACGTTATTAAAAGTCGCATTAATGTGAGCCTGTCCTACAGCCTCAACTGCTACTTTCTTTTTTTTCTTTTTTTTGTCGTCGGTCTGCTTTGCCATAACCTGAATTAACTATATCTCAATTATTATTTAGTTGCCTTTTTCTTATTAGCAACTGTCTTACGCTTACCTTTACGGGTACGAGCGTTGTTTTTGGTCGTTTGTCCACGCAATGGAAGTCCCACACGGTGGCGAACTCCACGGTAACAACCGATATCCATCAGTCGCTTAATATTCAGCTGAACTTCTGAGCGAAGTGCTCCTTCAACTTTAATGGTATCACTAATGTATGAACGGATTTTCCCCAGTTCATCATCGTTCCATTCGTTTACCTTTTTGTCGTAATCGACACCGGCGAAATCTAGAATTTTACGAGCAGTGCTACGGCCAATTCCAAAAATATAAGTGAGACCGATTTCTCCTCTTTTGTTTTTAGGTAAGTCTATACCAGCAATCCTTGCCATTTTTCTCTATTGAATAAGTTGATTAACCTTGACGTTGCTTAAATTTCGGATTCTTCTTGTTGATCACGTAAAGACGTCCTTTTCTCCTAACGACTTTGCAGTCTGCAGAACGCTTTTTAATGGATGCTTTAACTTTCATTTTTCCTGTTATTTATATCTGAACGAAATTCTTCCTTTTGTTAAATCATACGGAGAGATTTCCACACGTACTTTATCTCCGGGTAATATTTTAATGTAGTGCATTCTCATTTTTCCTGAGATATGCGCTATGATGATGTGTCCATTCTCCAGCTCCACCCGAAACATTGCGTTCGACAATGCTTCTACAATGGTTCCATCCTGCTCTATGACTCCTTGTTTTGCCATTCTTCCTTTCTGATTAGCTGGCCATTGTTGGCATTTGCATTCCTCTTCCTTTTATTTTTCCGCTCTTCATTAATCCATCATAGTGACGGCTTAACAAATGAGTTTCGATTTGCTGGAGTGTATCAAGTACAACACCAACCATAATCAAAAGAGAAGTTCCTCCGTAGAAAAATGCGAACTGTTGCTTAATTCCAATCATCATTGCAAAAGCAGGTAGAATTGCAACGATTGCAAGGAAAATTGCTCCCGGTAGTGTAATTCTTGAAATCAAACTATCAATAAATGATTCCGTTTGTTTTCCTGGTTTTACTCCCGGAATAAATCCGCCGTTTCTTTTCATATCATCTGCCATCTGACGTGGATTAACCATGATAGCGGTATAGAAGTAAGTGAAAAGAATAATCATTACTGCGAAAAGGAAATTGTACCAAAAACCTTCGAAATTTACCAGACCGGAGAACCAACGTCCTTCTGTTGCCTGATTCACATACATTGGAATAAACATAATCGCTTGCGCAAAAATGATTGGCATTACCCCGGCAGCATTAACTTTTAACGGAATATAATTACGATGACCACCATATTGTTTGTTTCCTACAATTCGTTTTGCGAACTGAACGGGAATTCTTCTTGTACCTTGAACAAGTAAAATCGAGAAGGCAATAACTAATAACAGTAATACCACCTCTACCAAGAGAACAACATATCCACCGTTTGTGTGACGCGAAACTAATTCCTGAACGAATGCACCCGGAAGTTTGGCGATAATTCCGATCATAATGATCAGGGAGATACCGTTTC from Flavobacteriales bacterium includes:
- a CDS encoding CotH kinase family protein, which codes for MRFFAFFILFLLGAGSQAQVVINEYSCSNVSGFTDNYGEREDWVELYNPTGSAVSIAGFHMSDKLSNPTKWQIPAGTTVPANGYLRIVCSGRNEVSGGFVHAGFKLTQTKPENLVFADAAGVILENYVLDPTQVDNSRGRTTDGASTWSLFLTPTPGASNSGASPEYTARPIMSMPAGFYSGSITVSITTTDPNATIYYTTDGSEPTTSSTVYSAPISISSTTVLRARGFSSVAGVPASFVESNTYFINVTHTVAVLSIFGDGVDELLGGSYGEPDATVEYFDGTGNFRTEATGIANKHGNDSWAYPQRGIDFVAQDQKGYSYALKHQIFRRKDRDEFQRIIIKAAANDNYPFEDGAHIRDAYVHTLSMDGKLHLDERTYEPAILYRNGEYWGVYDIREKVDDADFTQYYYDQDEFHLQFLKTWGGTWSEYGGAQAQTDWNSLRTFITTQNMAVAANFNYVDSLYNWKSLVDYFILNSYTVCSDWLNWNTAWWRGMDTLGDKQKWRYALWDNDATFGHYINYTGIPSTLPDADPCAPESLGDPGGQGHVEILNELMNNPTFENYYINRWIELTNTTFSCANMIAKLDSIINVITPEMNGQVTKWGGTVATWQANVQQLRDFINARCAAIETGLEDCYNLSGPYTITIDVDPPNSGIVYLNDSPLPSYPYTVTLYGGITNTLSEVPNAPFTFVNWTMSSNTALPSTNDTLITIDFVANDQIVAHFETPIAVFIPTGFSPNGDGLNDLLQIQGQGILSMSLSIYDRWGQRVFSTNDVNATWDGTFNGKTLNSGVFAYKLHAVLLDGTEVDQSGNITLMR
- the secY gene encoding preprotein translocase subunit SecY; translation: MKDLVKTLKNIWKIEELRQRIILTFSLILIYRIGSYVVLPGVISDNLSSNSTGLAGLIDLFAGGAFSRASIFALGIMPYISASIIMQLLGIAVPSIQKMQREGESGRKKLNQWTRFLTIAITIFQAPGYIATTIPDSARVEGFSYPLTVLILVAGTMFIMWLGERITDKGIGNGISLIIMIGIIAKLPGAFVQELVSRHTNGGYVVLLVEVVLLLLVIAFSILLVQGTRRIPVQFAKRIVGNKQYGGHRNYIPLKVNAAGVMPIIFAQAIMFIPMYVNQATEGRWFSGLVNFEGFWYNFLFAVMIILFTYFYTAIMVNPRQMADDMKRNGGFIPGVKPGKQTESFIDSLISRITLPGAIFLAIVAILPAFAMMIGIKQQFAFFYGGTSLLIMVGVVLDTLQQIETHLLSRHYDGLMKSGKIKGRGMQMPTMAS
- the rplQ gene encoding 50S ribosomal protein L17, which gives rise to MRHGKTVNHLGRKYGHRRALMSNLAASLFLHKRINTTVAKAKSLRKYVEPLITKSKNDTTHNRRTVFSYLNNKHAVSELFREISPKVADRPGGYTRIIRTGFRLGDNAEMCMIELVDFNELLLEGKGDKKAKTTRRSRAKKKAEGSDNTETSTEA
- the infA gene encoding translation initiation factor IF-1, whose translation is MAKQGVIEQDGTIVEALSNAMFRVELENGHIIIAHISGKMRMHYIKILPGDKVRVEISPYDLTKGRISFRYK
- a CDS encoding DNA-directed RNA polymerase subunit alpha; this translates as MAILDFQRPDKVIMISSDDRIGQFEFRPLEPGYGITIGNALRRILLSSLEGYSITSVKIEGVDHEFSTIKGVAEDVTEIILNLKQVRFKRQINADNEHVSISIKGQEKVTAADLGRFTSSFQVLNPDLVICTMDKNVNLNMEITIAKGRGYVPAEENKVNNAPIGTIFVDSIFTPIRNVRYNIENYRVEQKTDYEKLVMEVSTDGSVHPKEALKEAAKILIQHFMLFSDEKITLDTIEKQETEEFDEESLHMRQLLKTKLVDLDLSVRALNCLKAADVETLGELVAYNKNDLLKFRNFGKKSLTELEDLVHAKGLHFGMNVAKYKLDKD
- a CDS encoding PorP/SprF family type IX secretion system membrane protein, which codes for MKKIFLFVFSVLGTLLQAQDIHFSQVINNPLHINPANAGGYDGYERVVLNYRNQWSVVGAAYNTMGFSFDMPMFQGKRSDKAHLGLGLTFFKDKAGDANFGITQGALSVAGVVPFDRENRFVAAVQLGYGQRSADISKLQFGTQFNGQAFDPAMISGETNSLTSFGYMDLGAGVRYEYASKSDHIKGWDVNRVTIGAAMFHINQADLKYLSGSEEKINRKLVVHGMGRFDLPNTTYSIIPFFTYFTQGPLSEFNIGSLVRIELNPGTKVTGLLTESSLYAGLQWRKDDAIIPYVMYEFSSFSVGLSYDYNYSTLKKVSRGVGGFEISLKYHNLKGALFTRRTGSRIYD
- the rpsM gene encoding 30S ribosomal protein S13; protein product: MARIAGIDLPKNKRGEIGLTYIFGIGRSTARKILDFAGVDYDKKVNEWNDDELGKIRSYISDTIKVEGALRSEVQLNIKRLMDIGCYRGVRHRVGLPLRGQTTKNNARTRKGKRKTVANKKKATK
- the rpsD gene encoding 30S ribosomal protein S4 translates to MARYKGPKSKISRRYKENLFGRVDKALEKKNYPPGQHGPNKKRMKQSEYAVQLYEKQKAKFIYGILERQFENLFKEAARIKGITGHNLLALCESRLDNTVYRMGIGASRRAARQLVGHRHITVNGEVVNIPSFQLKPGDVIAVREKSKGMEPIVNSIAANSKRFDWIDFSASEMKGTFLNRPEREQIPENIKEQLIVELYSK
- the rpsK gene encoding 30S ribosomal protein S11; protein product: MAKQTDDKKKKKKKVAVEAVGQAHINATFNNVIISLTNATGQVISWSSAGKMGFRGSKKNTPYAAQVAAEDCAKEAFESGLRRVKVFVKGPGGGRESAIRSIHNAGIEVMEIVDVTPLPHNGCRPPKKRRV
- the ykgO gene encoding type B 50S ribosomal protein L36 — encoded protein: MKVKASIKKRSADCKVVRRKGRLYVINKKNPKFKQRQG